In one Podarcis muralis chromosome 7, rPodMur119.hap1.1, whole genome shotgun sequence genomic region, the following are encoded:
- the LOC144328280 gene encoding NTPase KAP family P-loop domain-containing protein 1-like has product MDCDCTVETHEALYCKALAKTLQEIDPPVTVGFYAPWGRNKRRLLDEIESHMPTEGEEGGRKYSLFSLIWHMILCYPASGSEEYKGTQYIFIHFDAWEYVGCDHIWAGILTALLDGIEGKNKALFTTFMILDGQSLKKTKRRKWVFKGWGKFFIPVIIGLILILLAVSMLIKEDNLKSLFGSTALVGAILFIAPFIHVMTKFYYTLKKKLQIEIDRNTLSAKMGFMNFVKEEVETIANFLQFLGWIENRKILVVLKIMNLDRCTQDKVVDVLDAINILLSNKDAPFISILAADPSILVDCIQKEKKNTNGYLYLNRIVSLPFSLPHMTPKDKLRLFNEILKVNYENPAACSCEENNIKITVVGLGDPSCSEKLSICKHLMNNEYIPGNSAQLKRVVNTVLTILSITKMESKAPWKYEEKIDIREVIDWVVLCNGWPCRLSWILQCLDDARYRRKLEESQRREADRQGRNLLWRETEEDGKTLLEIYDDHEPALAKIKNDIQKLLELDGDPDLFRSFLVTRSHITAKWARYLANYLISLDLSLKRPFELLRGLNSITAEEEKAEKETVDEKAASHHPLGGERLCAGNHAMSVPTCLARRPTSRSILHKEAVLRGRNVRGERLCAGHEAMAFSTRLTRRPSPRSLLHMGGVFRGRIMRGERLCAGHQSKAFSTRLARHPSPRSLLHKGAVSEGRIMRGERLCAGHQTMNFPTCLAPPSRLSQTVTLRKAETSEMREDEFRNIFLK; this is encoded by the exons ATGGATTGTGATTGCACAGTTGAAACCCACGAAGCCCTTTACTGCAAAGCCCTGGCAAAGACTCTACAAGAGATTGACCCACCAGTGACAGTGGGATTCTATGCACCATGgggaagaaacaaaagaagactcTTAGATGAAATTGAAA GCCACATGCCCacggagggagaggaaggtggaagAAAGTATTCCCTGTTTTCACTCATTTGGCATATGATTCTATGTTACCCTGCTTCTGGTTCAGAAGAATACAAAGGTACCCAGTACATCTTCATCCATTTCGATGCCTGGGAGTATGTGGGATGTGACCACATCTGGGCTGGCATTCTTACAGCGCTGCTTGATGGAATCGAAGGAAAAAACAAAGCACTTTTTACAACATTTATGATCCTTGATGGGCAATCTCTGAAAAAAACTAAGAGAAGGAAATGGGTTTTTAAAGGATGGGGGAAGTTCTTCATTCCTGTTATAATAGGTTTGATTCTTATTTTATTAGCAGTTAGCATGTTGATAAAGGAAGATAATTTAAAGTCGCTCTTTGGATCCACTGCTTTAGTAGGGGCTATTCTGTTTATCGCTCCTTTCATACACGTAATGACAAAGTTCTACTACACACTGAAAAAGAAGCTTCAGATAGAAATTGACAGAAATACCCTCAGTGCCAAGATGGGCTTCATGAACTTTGTGAAAGAAGAAGTGGAAACCATAGCTAATTTCCTCCAGTTCCTGGGATGGATAGAGAATCGAAAGATCCTGGTGGTCCTGAAGATCATGAATTTGGACAGGTGCACACAGGACAAAGTGGTGGATGTTCTGGATGCAATAAACATACTTCTTTCCAACAAAGATGCCCCATTTATCTCCATCTTGGCTGCCGATCCAAGCATCCTTGTGGATTGTattcagaaagaaaagaaaaacacaaatggCTACTTGTACTTAAACCGAATTGTGTCCTTGCCCTTCTCCCTGCCGCATATGACTCCCAAGGACAAATTAAGGCTGTTTAATGAGATCCTGAAAGTGAATTATGAGAATCCAGCTGCATGCTCTTGTGAAGAAAACAACATCAAGATCACGGTGGTAGGTTTAGGAGACCCCAGCTGTAGCGAAAAGTTAAGTATTTGTAAGCACCTGATGAATAATGAATACATTCCAGGGAATTCTGCGCAACTgaagagggtggtgaacacagtcCTGACCATCTTGTCCATCACCAAGATGGAATCGAAGGCTCCTTGGAAATATGAGGAAAAAATTGACATCAGAGAGGTGATAGACTGGGTTGTTCTTTGCAACGGCTGGCCTTGCCGCCTGAGCTGGATTTTGCAATGTCTGGATGATGCCCGATACCGAAGAAAGCTTGAGGAAAGCCAGAGGAGGGAAGCAGATAGACAAGGAAGAAATCTGCTATGGAGGGAGACAGAGGAAGATGGCAAAACATTACTGGAGATTTATGATGACCATGAGCCAGCACTGGCTAAGATTAAGAATGATATCCAAAAACTTCTGGAACTTGATGGAGATCCAGATCTGTTCAGAAGCTTCCTGGTCACCAGGTCCCATATCACAGCAAAGTGGGCCAGATATTTGGCAAATTACCTGATCAGTTTGGATCTCTCTTTGAAAAGGCCGTTTGAGTTGCTACGGGGCCTGAACAGCATaacagcagaggaagaaaaagcagaGAAAGAAACAGTAGACGAAAAGGCAGCAAGTCACCATCCATTGGGGGGAGAAAGACTTTGTGCTGGCAATCACGCAATGTCTgttcccacctgccttgcccgACGCCCCACCTCTAGGAGTATTCTTCATAAGGAAGCTGTTCTGAGAGGAAGAAATGTGAGGGGGGAAAGACTCTGTGCTGGCCATGaggcaatggctttttccacccGCCTTACCCGACGCCCCAGCCCTAGAAGTCTCCTTCATATGGGAGGTGTTTTCAGAGGAAGAATTATGAGGGGGGAGAGACTTTGTGCTGGGCATCAGTCAAAGGCTTTTTCCACCCGCCTTGCCCGACACCCCAGCCCTAGGAGTCTCCTTCATAAAGGAGCTGTTTCCGAAGGAAGAATTATGAGGGGGGAGAGACTTTGTGCTGGCCATCAGACAATGAattttcccacctgccttgccccaccctcccgTCTTTCCCAGACCGTGACTTTAAGAAAAGCAGAAACATCTGAGATGAGAGAAGATGagttcagaaatatttttttaaaatga